A window of the Miscanthus floridulus cultivar M001 chromosome 14, ASM1932011v1, whole genome shotgun sequence genome harbors these coding sequences:
- the LOC136502525 gene encoding transcription factor TGAL4-like isoform X3 has protein sequence MGETSSSSHSRQDPCVLGYGFHGAIANSTPANFFDQEGAAYFGELEETFMHQVASLTRTQQAATTSIAHHGDIKPFPTAATVTAATATARPPPTLDIFPAWPMRSLHTPKGSNVTADSTDDSESSSKNNSNHSSDQHGAAADMQSQFDQVSQQQQLQHKNMATSSTPRTGKTPDRKQTIRRLAQNREAARKSRLRKKAYIQQLESSKLKLAQIEQDMQRARSQGIFLGGAPGANTTSSGAAMFDVEYARWLDDHGRRMAELHGALHAHLPDGDLRAIVDDTLTHHDELFQLKASAAKSDVFHLITGVWTTPAERCFLWMGGFRPSDLVKTLLPQLDPLTEQQLVGICNLQQSSQQAEEALSQGLDQLHQSLADTMAGGSLIDDTNMSFMGQMALALGKLSNLEGFVIQADNLRQQTLHQMHRILTVRQAARCFLAIGEYHNRLRALSSLWVSRPREILGADEGHCGEISIAAQASQSQFSSF, from the exons ATGGGAGAGACTAGTAGTTCTAGCCATTCAAGGCAGGATCCTTGTGTTCTTGGCTATGGCTTCCATGGTGCCATCGCCAATTCCACTCCTGCAAACTTCTT TGACCAAGAAGGAGCTGCCTATTTTGGAGAGCTGGAAGAGACTTTCATGCATCAGGTTGCCTCACTCACAAGAACTCAACAAGCTGCAACCACCTCCATAGCTCATCATGGAGACATCAAGC CCTTTCCCACTGCTGCTACTGTCACAGCTGCAACGGCTACAGCTAGGCCACCTCCTACACTGGACATCTTCCCAGCTTGGCCTATGAGGTCTCTTCACACACCCAAG GGCTCAAATGTGACAGCAGACAGCACAGACGACTCGGAGAGCagcagcaagaacaacagcaaccACTCCTCAGATCAGCACGGAGCAGCAGCAGACATGCAAAGCCAGTTTGATCAAGTttcacagcagcagcagctacagCACAAG AACATGGCTACTAGTTCCACCCCAAGGACTGGCAAGACTCCTGATCGAAAG CAGACAATCAGAAGGCTTGCGCAGAACCGAGAAGCTGCACGCAAAAGCCGGCTGCGAAAGAAG GCTTACATTCAGCAGCTTGAGAGCAGCAAACTGAAGCTCGCTCAGATAGAACAGGACATGCAGAGAGCACGTTCCCAA GGCATCTTTCTTGGAGGAGCTCCTGGTGCAAACACCACCAGCTCAG GCGCCGCAATGTTCGACGTGGAGTACGCCCGTTGGTTGGATGACCATGGCCGGCGCATGGCCGAGCTGCATGGAGCTCTGCATGCGCACTTGCCCGACGGTGACCTCAGAGCCATCGTGGATGACACCCTGACCCACCACGATGAGCTGTTCCAGCTGAAGGCGTCAGCAGCCAAGTCCGACGTGTTCCACCTCATCACCGGGGTGTGGACAACCCCTGCTGAGCGATGCTTCCTCTGGATGGGTGGATTCAGGCCATCAGATCTGGTCAAG ACGCTGCTACCCCAGCTAGATCCCCTGACTGAGCAGCAACTGGTAGGCATATGCAACCTTCAACAGTCATCACAGCAGGCAGAGGAAGCTCTCTCCCAGGGCCTGGACCAGCTGCATCAGTCACTAGCTGACACCATGGCCGGTGGATCTCTGATTGACGACACCAACATGAGCTTCATGGGGCAAATGGCTCTTGCCCTTGGCAAGCTGTCCAACCTTGAAGGTTTTGTGATACAG GCTGATAACTTGAGGCAGCAGACTCTTCATCAGATGCACCGGATTCTGACAGTTCGGCAGGCAGCTCGATGTTTCTTGGCCATTGGCGAGTATCACAATCGCCTCCGCGCCTTAAGCTCCCTCTGGGTTTCTCGGCCCCGAGA
- the LOC136502525 gene encoding transcription factor TGAL4-like isoform X1: MGETSSSSHSRQDPCVLGYGFHGAIANSTPANFFDQEGAAYFGELEETFMHQVASLTRTQQAATTSIAHHGDIKPFPTAATVTAATATARPPPTLDIFPAWPMRSLHTPKEGSNVTADSTDDSESSSKNNSNHSSDQHGAAADMQSQFDQVSQQQQLQHKNMATSSTPRTGKTPDRKQTIRRLAQNREAARKSRLRKKAYIQQLESSKLKLAQIEQDMQRARSQGIFLGGAPGANTTSSGAAMFDVEYARWLDDHGRRMAELHGALHAHLPDGDLRAIVDDTLTHHDELFQLKASAAKSDVFHLITGVWTTPAERCFLWMGGFRPSDLVKTLLPQLDPLTEQQLVGICNLQQSSQQAEEALSQGLDQLHQSLADTMAGGSLIDDTNMSFMGQMALALGKLSNLEGFVIQADNLRQQTLHQMHRILTVRQAARCFLAIGEYHNRLRALSSLWVSRPREILGADEGHCGEISIAAQASQSQFSSF; this comes from the exons ATGGGAGAGACTAGTAGTTCTAGCCATTCAAGGCAGGATCCTTGTGTTCTTGGCTATGGCTTCCATGGTGCCATCGCCAATTCCACTCCTGCAAACTTCTT TGACCAAGAAGGAGCTGCCTATTTTGGAGAGCTGGAAGAGACTTTCATGCATCAGGTTGCCTCACTCACAAGAACTCAACAAGCTGCAACCACCTCCATAGCTCATCATGGAGACATCAAGC CCTTTCCCACTGCTGCTACTGTCACAGCTGCAACGGCTACAGCTAGGCCACCTCCTACACTGGACATCTTCCCAGCTTGGCCTATGAGGTCTCTTCACACACCCAAG GAGGGCTCAAATGTGACAGCAGACAGCACAGACGACTCGGAGAGCagcagcaagaacaacagcaaccACTCCTCAGATCAGCACGGAGCAGCAGCAGACATGCAAAGCCAGTTTGATCAAGTttcacagcagcagcagctacagCACAAG AACATGGCTACTAGTTCCACCCCAAGGACTGGCAAGACTCCTGATCGAAAG CAGACAATCAGAAGGCTTGCGCAGAACCGAGAAGCTGCACGCAAAAGCCGGCTGCGAAAGAAG GCTTACATTCAGCAGCTTGAGAGCAGCAAACTGAAGCTCGCTCAGATAGAACAGGACATGCAGAGAGCACGTTCCCAA GGCATCTTTCTTGGAGGAGCTCCTGGTGCAAACACCACCAGCTCAG GCGCCGCAATGTTCGACGTGGAGTACGCCCGTTGGTTGGATGACCATGGCCGGCGCATGGCCGAGCTGCATGGAGCTCTGCATGCGCACTTGCCCGACGGTGACCTCAGAGCCATCGTGGATGACACCCTGACCCACCACGATGAGCTGTTCCAGCTGAAGGCGTCAGCAGCCAAGTCCGACGTGTTCCACCTCATCACCGGGGTGTGGACAACCCCTGCTGAGCGATGCTTCCTCTGGATGGGTGGATTCAGGCCATCAGATCTGGTCAAG ACGCTGCTACCCCAGCTAGATCCCCTGACTGAGCAGCAACTGGTAGGCATATGCAACCTTCAACAGTCATCACAGCAGGCAGAGGAAGCTCTCTCCCAGGGCCTGGACCAGCTGCATCAGTCACTAGCTGACACCATGGCCGGTGGATCTCTGATTGACGACACCAACATGAGCTTCATGGGGCAAATGGCTCTTGCCCTTGGCAAGCTGTCCAACCTTGAAGGTTTTGTGATACAG GCTGATAACTTGAGGCAGCAGACTCTTCATCAGATGCACCGGATTCTGACAGTTCGGCAGGCAGCTCGATGTTTCTTGGCCATTGGCGAGTATCACAATCGCCTCCGCGCCTTAAGCTCCCTCTGGGTTTCTCGGCCCCGAGA
- the LOC136502670 gene encoding uncharacterized protein yields MGNCLVIQDRKEMKIVSMDDVSSEVLKVPPRSRLMKVHDDSLGEPLPAASVLPVKAPAGTVRVKLVISKRELKKMLDKQGMSLDDMVVSLMRKETSDHEQECCGGWRPALESRPEGSDL; encoded by the coding sequence ATGGGGAACTGCCTGGTGATTCAGGACAGGAAGGAGATGAAGATCGTGAGCATGGACGATGTCAGCAGCGAAGTCCTCAAGGTGCCACCCCGCAGCAGATTGATGAAGGTCCATGACGACTCCCTCGGCGAGCCCCTGCCGGCGGCGAGCGTTCTTCCGGTGAAGGCGCCAGCGGGCACCGTCAGGGTGAAGCTGGTGATCAGCAAGCGGGAGCTCAAGAAGATGCTCGACAAGCAGGGCATGTCGCTGGACGACATGGTGGTGTCTCTCATGCGCAAAGAAACAAGCGATCATGAACAGGAGTGTTGCGGAGGGTGGCGGCCTGCGCTGGAGAGCAGACCAGAGGGCAGTGATCTATAG
- the LOC136502525 gene encoding transcription factor TGAL4-like isoform X2, with amino-acid sequence MGETSSSSHSRQDPCVLGYGFHGAIANSTPANFFDQEGAAYFGELEETFMHQVASLTRTQQAATTSIAHHGDIKPFPTAATVTAATATARPPPTLDIFPAWPMRSLHTPKEGSNVTADSTDDSESSSKNNSNHSSDQHGAAADMQSQFDQVSQQQQLQHKNMATSSTPRTGKTPDRKTIRRLAQNREAARKSRLRKKAYIQQLESSKLKLAQIEQDMQRARSQGIFLGGAPGANTTSSGAAMFDVEYARWLDDHGRRMAELHGALHAHLPDGDLRAIVDDTLTHHDELFQLKASAAKSDVFHLITGVWTTPAERCFLWMGGFRPSDLVKTLLPQLDPLTEQQLVGICNLQQSSQQAEEALSQGLDQLHQSLADTMAGGSLIDDTNMSFMGQMALALGKLSNLEGFVIQADNLRQQTLHQMHRILTVRQAARCFLAIGEYHNRLRALSSLWVSRPREILGADEGHCGEISIAAQASQSQFSSF; translated from the exons ATGGGAGAGACTAGTAGTTCTAGCCATTCAAGGCAGGATCCTTGTGTTCTTGGCTATGGCTTCCATGGTGCCATCGCCAATTCCACTCCTGCAAACTTCTT TGACCAAGAAGGAGCTGCCTATTTTGGAGAGCTGGAAGAGACTTTCATGCATCAGGTTGCCTCACTCACAAGAACTCAACAAGCTGCAACCACCTCCATAGCTCATCATGGAGACATCAAGC CCTTTCCCACTGCTGCTACTGTCACAGCTGCAACGGCTACAGCTAGGCCACCTCCTACACTGGACATCTTCCCAGCTTGGCCTATGAGGTCTCTTCACACACCCAAG GAGGGCTCAAATGTGACAGCAGACAGCACAGACGACTCGGAGAGCagcagcaagaacaacagcaaccACTCCTCAGATCAGCACGGAGCAGCAGCAGACATGCAAAGCCAGTTTGATCAAGTttcacagcagcagcagctacagCACAAG AACATGGCTACTAGTTCCACCCCAAGGACTGGCAAGACTCCTGATCGAAAG ACAATCAGAAGGCTTGCGCAGAACCGAGAAGCTGCACGCAAAAGCCGGCTGCGAAAGAAG GCTTACATTCAGCAGCTTGAGAGCAGCAAACTGAAGCTCGCTCAGATAGAACAGGACATGCAGAGAGCACGTTCCCAA GGCATCTTTCTTGGAGGAGCTCCTGGTGCAAACACCACCAGCTCAG GCGCCGCAATGTTCGACGTGGAGTACGCCCGTTGGTTGGATGACCATGGCCGGCGCATGGCCGAGCTGCATGGAGCTCTGCATGCGCACTTGCCCGACGGTGACCTCAGAGCCATCGTGGATGACACCCTGACCCACCACGATGAGCTGTTCCAGCTGAAGGCGTCAGCAGCCAAGTCCGACGTGTTCCACCTCATCACCGGGGTGTGGACAACCCCTGCTGAGCGATGCTTCCTCTGGATGGGTGGATTCAGGCCATCAGATCTGGTCAAG ACGCTGCTACCCCAGCTAGATCCCCTGACTGAGCAGCAACTGGTAGGCATATGCAACCTTCAACAGTCATCACAGCAGGCAGAGGAAGCTCTCTCCCAGGGCCTGGACCAGCTGCATCAGTCACTAGCTGACACCATGGCCGGTGGATCTCTGATTGACGACACCAACATGAGCTTCATGGGGCAAATGGCTCTTGCCCTTGGCAAGCTGTCCAACCTTGAAGGTTTTGTGATACAG GCTGATAACTTGAGGCAGCAGACTCTTCATCAGATGCACCGGATTCTGACAGTTCGGCAGGCAGCTCGATGTTTCTTGGCCATTGGCGAGTATCACAATCGCCTCCGCGCCTTAAGCTCCCTCTGGGTTTCTCGGCCCCGAGA